A genome region from Effusibacillus lacus includes the following:
- a CDS encoding sigma-54 interaction domain-containing protein: MAGSLQLSKETLLILIDRIPQPILLLDDNGNVLFANQKAHSSFSIEKVREQLLKLGTEDGKLVVNGYTYHCIYTGYSSFHLWYLNDVTELERLQSSNQELEEIFNSSFDEIFVTDGEGVCLRVNPAGEKLYGATADQLIGKKVEDLSKSGFFNPPLTPLVIKHKRKMSGVQTAKNGKTLYVTGNPVFDEAGNIVRIIFNSRDLTDFKILERRLEETESLLSTYRTELVELTKTVGETQIVVQSESMQRMVAVVSKVAPVDSTLLITGESGVGKSKIAALIHEWSSRKGKPFIQVNCGAIPDALFESELFGYEGGAFTGARKEGKKGLIELAEGGTLFLDEIGELPLPIQVKLLEVIQEHKFRRVGGETVRQSNIRIIAATNQDLKYLVETGKFREDLFFRLNVIPIHVPPLRHRTEEIPLLIDLYLDRFNRRYGLQKMIDSEVREIFLRYRWPGNIRELENLIERLVLTSESSMIRITDLPDGFQTNARPSTAVSVNGIVPLKHAVEMVEAELLRRAHEEYGTTYKMAEVLKVNQSTIVRKLSRYQKLFKGD, encoded by the coding sequence ATGGCGGGAAGTCTGCAACTGTCAAAAGAAACGCTTTTAATTCTGATCGATCGAATCCCGCAACCGATTCTTTTGTTGGACGATAACGGAAATGTGTTGTTTGCCAATCAAAAAGCGCATTCCTCTTTTTCTATCGAGAAGGTAAGAGAGCAACTCTTGAAACTGGGAACGGAGGATGGAAAGCTGGTTGTCAATGGGTACACGTACCATTGTATATATACCGGATACAGCTCGTTCCATCTCTGGTATTTAAATGATGTTACGGAACTTGAACGTCTTCAGAGCAGCAACCAAGAACTGGAAGAGATATTCAATTCGTCGTTTGACGAGATTTTTGTTACAGATGGGGAGGGAGTTTGTCTTCGGGTAAATCCCGCAGGTGAAAAACTGTATGGAGCAACAGCCGACCAATTGATCGGAAAAAAAGTGGAAGATCTCAGCAAGTCCGGTTTTTTCAATCCTCCTTTGACACCGTTGGTAATCAAACACAAGAGGAAGATGTCCGGGGTACAGACAGCCAAAAACGGCAAAACCTTGTATGTTACCGGCAACCCTGTGTTTGATGAGGCGGGGAATATCGTGCGAATTATATTTAACAGTCGCGATTTGACAGATTTTAAAATATTGGAGCGGCGATTGGAAGAAACCGAGTCCTTATTGTCCACCTACCGCACTGAATTGGTTGAATTGACAAAAACAGTTGGCGAGACCCAGATTGTGGTTCAATCCGAATCAATGCAACGGATGGTGGCAGTGGTCAGCAAGGTCGCTCCGGTCGATTCCACTCTTTTGATAACAGGTGAATCCGGTGTAGGAAAAAGTAAAATTGCCGCACTGATCCATGAGTGGAGCTCCCGGAAAGGAAAACCGTTTATTCAGGTGAACTGCGGGGCAATTCCGGATGCACTGTTTGAATCGGAATTGTTCGGGTATGAAGGAGGTGCGTTCACCGGTGCCCGTAAAGAGGGAAAAAAAGGACTCATCGAATTAGCGGAAGGAGGGACTCTTTTTCTCGATGAAATAGGCGAACTGCCTCTGCCAATCCAGGTCAAATTGCTGGAGGTTATTCAGGAACATAAATTTCGGCGGGTTGGGGGAGAGACGGTTCGACAGTCAAATATTCGGATTATTGCGGCAACCAACCAGGATCTCAAATATTTGGTAGAAACTGGAAAGTTTCGTGAAGATCTTTTCTTTCGCCTGAACGTAATCCCGATTCACGTTCCTCCTCTGCGCCATCGTACAGAAGAGATACCGTTGTTAATTGATCTTTACCTGGACAGGTTTAATCGTCGATACGGATTGCAAAAAATGATCGATTCGGAAGTCCGGGAAATTTTTCTGCGCTATCGTTGGCCGGGCAACATTCGGGAGCTTGAAAATTTGATCGAACGTCTCGTGTTAACCTCGGAAAGTTCAATGATCCGAATCACGGATTTGCCTGACGGATTCCAGACCAATGCAAGGCCGTCAACAGCTGTTTCCGTAAATGGGATCGTTCCGCTCAAACATGCGGTGGAAATGGTGGAAGCCGAGTTATTGCGGAGGGCTCATGAAGAATACGGGACGACCTACAAAATGGCGGAAGTGCTGAAAGTCAACCAATCCACCATCGTCCGCAAATTAAGCCGTTACCAAAAACTTTTCAAGGGGGACTAA
- a CDS encoding ABC transporter ATP-binding protein — MAAGASLQLSEVTKYYKKFRAVDNVSLSVQKGEFLTILGPSGSGKTSLLKLIAGFEEPSEGSIYLNEQDITRMKAFQRNIGMLFQNYALFPHMTVFENIAYPLKIRKWPKADITREVNRVLDLVHLSAHGSRYPKQLSGGQQQRVALARAIVFNPPLLLLDEPLSALDKKLRQQMQLEIKHIQEKVGITTISVTHDQEEALTMSDRICVMNNGRIEQIDTPENLYTSPKNRFVATFIGEMNLLDGKVTEIKNGMANIMIDSNFYITGQSNRSLLFNHTSDRTVCVAVRPENIRIASENGEYQTTLPVTIDEKIYVGEALKVRATTHFGKELLIKLPAVQSSRLHDREVLVGWNSEDVVVIAE, encoded by the coding sequence ATGGCAGCGGGAGCGAGTCTTCAACTTTCAGAAGTCACCAAGTATTACAAGAAATTCCGAGCTGTGGACAATGTAAGTTTATCCGTTCAAAAAGGGGAATTCCTGACGATTTTGGGACCCAGCGGTTCCGGAAAAACCTCCTTGTTGAAGCTAATTGCCGGATTTGAAGAGCCGAGTGAGGGCAGTATTTATCTCAATGAACAGGACATCACAAGGATGAAAGCTTTTCAACGGAATATCGGAATGCTGTTTCAAAATTACGCACTGTTTCCTCATATGACTGTTTTTGAAAATATCGCCTATCCATTGAAAATCCGCAAATGGCCGAAAGCGGATATTACGCGGGAAGTCAATCGGGTTCTCGATCTTGTTCATCTAAGCGCCCATGGTTCACGCTATCCAAAACAGCTTTCGGGAGGACAGCAGCAGCGTGTTGCCCTGGCGCGAGCGATTGTTTTTAATCCGCCGCTGCTTTTGCTGGATGAACCTCTCTCCGCACTTGATAAAAAACTTCGCCAACAGATGCAATTAGAAATCAAACATATTCAGGAAAAGGTAGGGATTACCACCATAAGTGTAACCCATGATCAGGAAGAAGCATTAACCATGTCTGATCGGATCTGCGTGATGAACAACGGAAGAATTGAACAGATCGATACGCCGGAAAATTTGTATACAAGTCCGAAAAACCGCTTTGTTGCAACATTTATTGGAGAGATGAATTTGCTGGATGGAAAGGTTACAGAGATCAAGAACGGTATGGCCAATATTATGATCGATTCCAATTTTTACATAACCGGTCAGTCCAACAGATCTCTATTATTCAATCATACCTCAGACAGAACGGTATGTGTTGCCGTACGACCGGAAAATATCCGGATTGCTTCGGAAAACGGCGAATATCAAACGACTCTCCCGGTCACGATTGATGAAAAAATCTATGTGGGTGAGGCTCTCAAGGTAAGAGCGACCACTCACTTCGGCAAAGAGCTGCTCATCAAATTGCCGGCCGTCCAGTCATCCCGGTTGCATGACAGAGAAGTACTGGTAGGCTGGAACAGCGAAGATGTAGTAGTAATCGCCGAGTAA
- a CDS encoding cbb3-type cytochrome c oxidase subunit I — MSKATKLFIVMSIVYLLIGSTVGVFFMMIPELTMYLPAHVHLNLLGWVTFMIFGVLYHVLPRFLGKPLYKPGLAMVHFWMANIGLIGMIVGWIGYRTAGSGTWLVILAAAGAVQLLSMYIFGYNILRTIYGKPQFEPIQFHHHHHH, encoded by the coding sequence ATGAGCAAGGCAACCAAGCTGTTTATCGTGATGAGCATTGTCTATCTTTTGATCGGAAGCACGGTCGGTGTCTTCTTTATGATGATCCCGGAGCTTACCATGTATCTTCCCGCCCACGTTCATTTAAATCTGCTCGGGTGGGTTACGTTTATGATCTTTGGTGTGCTTTACCACGTTCTGCCGCGTTTCCTCGGGAAACCTTTGTATAAACCAGGGCTGGCGATGGTTCATTTCTGGATGGCCAACATCGGTTTGATCGGCATGATTGTCGGCTGGATCGGATACAGGACCGCCGGATCGGGAACGTGGCTTGTAATCCTTGCCGCTGCGGGCGCTGTCCAACTGCTTTCCATGTACATCTTCGGTTACAACATCCTGAGAACCATCTACGGAAAGCCCCAGTTTGAGCCGATTCAATTCCATCATCACCATCATCACTGA
- the speB gene encoding agmatinase has translation MSSKQATPFSVPNLHATPRFSGIRTFMRLPYQAEPEKKDFVILGAPFDTAASYRTGARFGPEAIRRISTLLRPSNIFHRIRPSDYLDGVDGGDIMVIPGNTQQSHLNITSHVQAWVEQGAVPITLGGDHSVSLPQLRAIAAVHGPLSLVHFDAHGDTWDEYWGEKYTHGTPFRRAVEEGIIDPSRSIQIGMRGTVYDPNDIEEARDLGFQVITADEVREIGFEETIRQIHERVGKSKAFLTFDIDFLDPVYAPGTGTPEIAGFTSAEAQYMLRRLTGLQFVGFDVVEVLPALDPSEVTALTAAAVAYEFISLLAVARRDGNL, from the coding sequence ATGTCAAGCAAACAAGCAACTCCATTTTCTGTTCCAAATTTGCACGCGACACCAAGATTCAGCGGGATTCGCACCTTTATGCGGCTGCCCTATCAGGCTGAACCGGAGAAAAAAGATTTTGTCATCCTGGGCGCGCCCTTTGACACGGCAGCCAGTTACCGAACCGGTGCCAGATTCGGACCGGAAGCGATCCGGCGGATTTCCACCCTGTTGCGCCCATCCAACATATTTCACCGAATCAGGCCAAGCGACTATTTGGATGGGGTTGACGGCGGAGATATTATGGTGATTCCGGGAAATACACAGCAAAGCCATCTCAACATAACGAGTCATGTGCAGGCATGGGTGGAGCAAGGGGCAGTTCCGATTACATTAGGCGGGGATCATTCCGTATCCCTGCCGCAGCTGCGGGCAATTGCAGCTGTGCACGGACCGTTATCGCTTGTTCACTTTGATGCGCATGGCGATACATGGGATGAATATTGGGGAGAAAAGTATACACACGGAACCCCGTTCCGGCGGGCCGTTGAAGAAGGGATCATCGACCCTTCGCGCTCTATTCAAATCGGTATGCGTGGCACCGTATACGATCCAAATGATATAGAGGAAGCACGTGATCTCGGGTTTCAGGTGATTACTGCTGACGAAGTGCGTGAAATCGGCTTCGAAGAAACGATCCGCCAAATTCATGAACGGGTTGGAAAATCGAAAGCATTCCTCACATTTGATATAGATTTTCTCGACCCAGTCTACGCTCCGGGTACGGGAACCCCGGAAATTGCCGGCTTTACGAGTGCGGAAGCACAGTATATGTTACGCAGGCTGACAGGCTTGCAATTTGTCGGATTTGACGTTGTGGAGGTATTGCCCGCCCTTGATCCGTCGGAAGTGACAGCACTCACCGCAGCGGCTGTCGCTTACGAGTTTATCAGTCTGTTGGCGGTAGCCAGGCGCGACGGGAATTTGTAA
- a CDS encoding ABC transporter substrate-binding protein, whose amino-acid sequence MLKKLFGFGLAASLVMMSVGCGSTDTKSNASGNSNSTGNGGDKVLNIMDWGGANTEAHKKGIYEKFEKEFGVKINLVTPTDYGKLKAMVQSGNVDIDVADVDSDFVIRGANEGLLEKLDYDIIKHKNDVMPEFVHDYGIGAELFSTVIAYNTNSFPTGKHPKTWTEFWDVQKFPGKRSLWKYPTGLLEAALLADGVEPNKLYPLDVDRAFKSLDKIKKDVSVWWTAGAQPPQLLANGEVSLAMAWSGRISAAQSQGAPEAVEFNQGLLMGDSWVVPKGTKHKELAMKFINFAVAPENQAAYANYIDYSPVNKKALDLLSKDRIAKIGQSPENAKNQVVVNLEWWVKNFDQVNERFEKWLLNK is encoded by the coding sequence ATGTTGAAAAAGTTATTTGGTTTTGGCCTTGCTGCAAGCCTGGTCATGATGTCAGTCGGTTGTGGCAGCACGGACACGAAGTCAAATGCATCAGGCAACAGCAACAGCACCGGCAACGGAGGCGACAAGGTACTTAACATTATGGACTGGGGCGGGGCCAACACAGAAGCCCACAAAAAGGGAATCTATGAAAAATTCGAGAAAGAGTTCGGCGTGAAAATCAACCTGGTCACTCCTACCGACTACGGTAAGCTCAAAGCGATGGTACAGTCCGGGAACGTCGACATTGACGTGGCCGACGTTGACAGTGATTTCGTGATTCGCGGGGCGAATGAAGGACTTTTGGAAAAACTCGACTATGACATTATCAAGCATAAAAATGACGTGATGCCTGAGTTTGTCCACGATTACGGGATTGGAGCGGAACTTTTCTCGACAGTTATCGCGTACAATACGAATTCTTTCCCGACCGGCAAGCATCCGAAGACGTGGACCGAATTCTGGGATGTCCAGAAGTTCCCGGGAAAACGCTCGTTATGGAAGTATCCGACCGGTTTACTGGAAGCTGCGTTGCTAGCGGATGGGGTGGAACCGAACAAGCTGTACCCGCTTGACGTAGACCGTGCATTCAAGAGTCTAGACAAGATTAAAAAGGATGTAAGCGTATGGTGGACGGCCGGTGCGCAACCTCCTCAGTTGCTCGCAAATGGTGAAGTTTCGTTGGCGATGGCGTGGAGCGGACGGATCAGCGCTGCCCAATCGCAAGGGGCTCCGGAAGCTGTTGAATTTAACCAGGGCCTGCTGATGGGCGACTCCTGGGTGGTGCCGAAAGGGACAAAGCATAAGGAGTTGGCGATGAAATTTATCAATTTTGCGGTAGCGCCGGAAAATCAAGCTGCATACGCCAATTATATCGACTACTCTCCTGTCAACAAAAAAGCGCTTGATCTGTTAAGCAAGGATCGTATCGCAAAAATCGGCCAATCTCCGGAAAACGCAAAAAATCAGGTGGTTGTGAATCTGGAGTGGTGGGTCAAGAATTTTGACCAGGTTAACGAACGGTTTGAGAAGTGGCTGCTCAACAAATAA
- a CDS encoding class I SAM-dependent methyltransferase, with the protein MSGRGRMGDFAAGVRQGGRSGDSGAEGRRGWRIPSVLQQAKLLLKERLREGSIVVDATVGNGHDTLFLAECVGETGKVYGFDIQKEALASAEARLSEAGLLSCVTLFHAGHERMADALPPEAKGRIQAVTFNLGYLPGGNKEVVTRPETTLQALQTSHDWLAPGGIITVVLYTGHPGGKEEENEVLQWARNLDQKHFQVLWYRFLNQRNHPPTLLAISRNQ; encoded by the coding sequence GTGAGCGGCAGGGGGCGAATGGGTGACTTTGCGGCGGGAGTGCGCCAAGGTGGGAGAAGCGGCGACAGTGGGGCAGAAGGACGCCGGGGCTGGCGGATCCCGTCTGTGCTGCAGCAGGCCAAGTTGTTGCTGAAAGAGCGGCTCCGGGAAGGCTCGATTGTCGTGGACGCTACCGTTGGCAACGGGCACGATACGCTTTTTCTTGCGGAATGTGTAGGAGAAACCGGGAAGGTGTACGGTTTTGACATTCAAAAAGAGGCTCTGGCCTCGGCAGAAGCGCGGCTGTCGGAAGCGGGGCTTCTGTCTTGTGTGACTCTTTTCCATGCAGGTCATGAGCGGATGGCGGACGCGTTGCCGCCGGAAGCCAAAGGTCGGATTCAGGCTGTCACATTCAACCTGGGATATCTGCCGGGCGGCAATAAGGAAGTGGTCACCCGGCCGGAGACGACTCTCCAGGCGCTGCAGACCTCCCATGATTGGCTGGCACCGGGCGGCATCATAACCGTTGTCCTGTATACCGGCCATCCCGGCGGCAAAGAGGAAGAGAATGAAGTGCTCCAATGGGCGAGAAATCTTGACCAGAAGCATTTCCAAGTCCTTTGGTACCGGTTTCTGAATCAGCGGAATCACCCTCCGACTCTGTTGGCGATAAGCAGGAATCAATAG
- a CDS encoding TIGR01212 family radical SAM protein (This family includes YhcC from E. coli K-12, an uncharacterized radical SAM protein.), with protein sequence MADAGNNHRTPLFWGGDGYHKKRYHTWNHHLRQAFNEKIFKVPLDAGFTCPNRDGTKGTGGCTFCSAEGSGDFAGDRREDLEEQFRKIRDRMHLKWPRAKYLGYFQAFTNTYAPAGELRGMYETILAQEGVVGLSIATRPDCLPDDVVELLAELNERTYLWVELGLQTVHERTALLINRGHDYQCYLDAVEKLRKHNIRICSHMILGLPGESEEDMMETGRAIASLPVQGIKIHLLHLLKYTPLVKLFEAGGLKFLEKDQYIRLVVDILEILPPEMVVHRLTGDGPPDILIGPMWSLDKWGVLNGIDEELERRNTWQGRLWIPRDTWTPDKGHLLNPQAAFQELPVFKETFL encoded by the coding sequence ATGGCAGACGCCGGAAACAACCACCGCACTCCGCTGTTCTGGGGTGGGGACGGATATCATAAAAAGCGTTACCATACATGGAACCATCACTTGCGTCAGGCATTCAACGAGAAAATCTTCAAAGTGCCGCTCGACGCGGGCTTTACATGTCCCAACCGGGACGGGACGAAAGGAACCGGGGGCTGCACGTTCTGTTCGGCTGAAGGGTCGGGGGATTTTGCCGGGGATCGGCGGGAAGATCTGGAAGAGCAGTTCCGCAAGATCCGTGACCGCATGCATCTGAAGTGGCCACGCGCCAAATACCTTGGCTATTTCCAGGCGTTCACCAACACGTATGCACCTGCCGGTGAACTGCGCGGGATGTATGAAACAATTCTTGCCCAGGAAGGAGTTGTCGGTCTGTCCATTGCAACCCGCCCCGATTGTCTGCCTGACGATGTGGTGGAATTGTTGGCGGAATTGAACGAGCGAACCTACCTGTGGGTGGAATTGGGCCTGCAAACGGTGCATGAACGAACAGCGCTGCTGATCAATCGGGGCCACGACTACCAATGTTACCTGGATGCGGTAGAGAAACTTCGGAAACACAACATCCGCATCTGCTCCCATATGATTCTGGGGCTTCCCGGTGAGTCGGAAGAAGACATGATGGAGACAGGCCGGGCCATAGCCAGCTTGCCGGTACAGGGCATCAAGATCCACTTGCTCCATCTGTTGAAGTACACGCCGCTTGTCAAACTGTTTGAAGCGGGTGGATTGAAGTTTCTGGAGAAAGATCAATACATTCGCCTTGTCGTGGACATTCTGGAAATTCTGCCGCCGGAGATGGTGGTGCATCGATTGACCGGGGACGGTCCCCCTGACATCCTGATCGGGCCGATGTGGAGCCTGGACAAATGGGGGGTTCTGAACGGAATCGATGAGGAACTGGAACGGCGCAACACCTGGCAAGGAAGGCTCTGGATACCCCGGGATACATGGACGCCGGACAAGGGACATCTGCTGAATCCACAGGCTGCCTTTCAGGAACTGCCGGTATTCAAGGAGACCTTTCTGTGA
- a CDS encoding ABC transporter permease translates to MWLYLIVGVLLLFLITPVLIIIPMAFSTSPFFVFPPPGVSAKWFNQFFGDSLWVESLTRSLEVAMLSTLVATILGILGALAVSRLSFKGKNLFMAVMLSPMLVPVIVVAIAVYRFFSEIHLVGSIPGLVLAHALLGLPVVFVTVLASLKGIDRNLELAAEGLGSTPVGVFFRITLPLIKPGILSGALFAFITSMDEVVVTIFISGVATPTLPRVMWEQMRAQVDPTMAAASTLIIAATTILFLVQWWFTNRQEAKNRLQLENQQ, encoded by the coding sequence GTGTGGCTCTATCTGATCGTGGGGGTATTGCTTCTCTTTCTGATTACCCCCGTGCTAATCATCATTCCCATGGCCTTCAGCACTTCGCCTTTTTTCGTGTTTCCGCCTCCGGGTGTTTCAGCAAAATGGTTCAACCAATTTTTCGGAGACAGTTTATGGGTCGAATCACTGACCAGAAGTTTGGAAGTGGCAATGTTATCGACTCTGGTGGCGACAATTTTGGGAATATTGGGCGCCTTGGCCGTCAGCCGTTTATCGTTTAAGGGAAAAAATCTGTTCATGGCGGTTATGCTGTCTCCCATGCTGGTACCGGTAATCGTTGTGGCAATTGCCGTTTACCGGTTTTTCTCGGAAATTCATCTGGTGGGGAGCATCCCGGGGTTAGTTTTGGCGCACGCCCTGCTCGGCCTGCCGGTCGTGTTCGTCACCGTGCTGGCAAGTCTAAAGGGAATTGACCGGAATCTGGAATTGGCCGCAGAGGGGTTGGGCTCCACACCGGTGGGAGTCTTTTTCCGAATTACCCTTCCTCTCATTAAGCCCGGAATCTTATCCGGTGCGTTGTTTGCGTTCATCACTTCGATGGATGAAGTAGTGGTGACGATCTTTATTTCGGGTGTTGCGACACCCACTTTGCCGCGCGTTATGTGGGAACAGATGCGGGCTCAAGTGGATCCCACCATGGCGGCTGCTTCGACCCTGATTATTGCCGCGACCACTATCCTGTTCCTGGTGCAATGGTGGTTTACGAACCGTCAGGAGGCGAAAAACCGGTTGCAGCTTGAAAATCAACAATAG
- a CDS encoding DMT family transporter: protein MNRFYLGVLLVFLSAAGFGVMPLFTLFAYQNGASVTNILFLRFMLSAVFFFLYIFFKKEKVRMTKSQILSLFVLGGVFYTLQSTFYYHSITYIPASLAAFLFYTSPIFVAVLNLLISKERMAKPVIAATGLSIFGLFLLFGASFGVINVYGVVLAFLSAVVYSFYIVVGHSVVKQLSPVVTSAFIALFASVSLFLIGMFLGEIDFRIDIKVWGFVLTIVIFSTIVAMFSLFRGLDLIGSTKASVLSMVEPLVTSLCSALFLSETLTWMQVLGGLIVLSGSMLIVLTPAKREITETAKNGHTF, encoded by the coding sequence TTGAACAGATTTTATCTGGGTGTGCTGCTCGTTTTCCTGTCGGCTGCCGGCTTTGGGGTAATGCCTCTTTTTACTTTGTTTGCTTATCAAAACGGAGCGTCTGTTACAAACATTCTCTTTCTCCGATTTATGTTATCGGCTGTGTTTTTCTTTCTTTATATTTTCTTCAAGAAAGAAAAAGTCAGGATGACGAAATCGCAGATTCTGTCTCTGTTTGTGTTGGGCGGGGTGTTTTATACACTTCAGTCCACTTTTTATTATCATTCGATAACGTATATACCGGCTTCCCTGGCTGCGTTTTTGTTCTATACGAGTCCGATATTTGTTGCCGTCCTGAATCTCCTGATCTCGAAAGAAAGAATGGCAAAACCGGTTATCGCAGCGACCGGACTTTCGATTTTCGGATTGTTTCTGTTATTTGGCGCTTCTTTCGGAGTGATTAACGTATATGGAGTGGTCTTGGCCTTCTTGTCCGCTGTTGTCTATTCCTTTTATATCGTGGTGGGACACAGTGTTGTGAAACAACTGTCGCCTGTCGTCACCAGTGCTTTTATTGCATTATTCGCCTCTGTTTCTCTCTTTTTGATAGGTATGTTTTTAGGGGAAATTGATTTTCGGATTGACATCAAAGTATGGGGATTCGTCTTGACGATTGTAATCTTTTCGACGATTGTCGCCATGTTCAGTTTGTTTCGCGGATTGGATTTGATCGGTTCAACCAAAGCATCTGTCTTGAGTATGGTGGAACCATTGGTGACTTCCCTTTGTTCGGCATTATTCTTGTCCGAAACGCTTACGTGGATGCAAGTTCTGGGAGGGCTCATTGTTTTGTCAGGTTCGATGTTGATCGTCTTAACCCCTGCTAAGAGGGAAATAACAGAGACTGCGAAAAACGGACATACGTTCTAA
- a CDS encoding ABC transporter permease, translating to MQLDTEKKVGAPVRVPTVSKLFAISGLKWLLLLIPLLYVLVTLAFALFSILKLSVMDKNGFTFAWFARFFTEPVYVQVLFLTMKTAFIVTVVSLLIAYPIAYVLAKLESKLWKQIILGVILVSFWISLLVRTFAWTVLLQKNGVVNKLLLSLGIIDKPLDLLYNTTGVVVGMTHILVPYMILSLYAVMEGIDRNLLKAAEGMGARPWKAFVDIFLPLSLPGVLSGSLLVFVLGIGYFITPALLGGNENTMISQLIFQQTNIVLNWNFAAAIAVVLLITTLILLWISMLIAKKYSVLKEVE from the coding sequence ATGCAACTGGATACTGAGAAGAAAGTCGGGGCGCCCGTTCGGGTGCCCACGGTTTCCAAACTGTTTGCAATTTCCGGACTTAAGTGGCTGCTTTTGCTCATTCCTCTGCTCTATGTTCTGGTGACCCTTGCGTTTGCCCTTTTTTCCATCCTGAAGCTGAGTGTGATGGATAAAAACGGATTTACCTTTGCCTGGTTCGCACGTTTTTTTACGGAACCGGTTTATGTACAGGTTCTGTTTCTGACCATGAAAACCGCTTTTATCGTAACTGTCGTATCGCTGTTGATTGCCTATCCGATCGCTTATGTTTTGGCCAAGCTGGAATCAAAACTCTGGAAGCAGATCATTCTGGGAGTGATTCTGGTTTCATTCTGGATCAGTTTGCTGGTTCGCACATTCGCTTGGACAGTCCTGCTGCAAAAGAACGGTGTGGTGAACAAACTTCTCCTCAGCCTGGGGATTATTGACAAACCGCTCGACCTCCTTTACAACACGACAGGAGTAGTAGTCGGCATGACACATATTCTTGTGCCATACATGATTTTAAGTCTCTATGCGGTGATGGAAGGAATTGACCGGAATCTGCTGAAAGCTGCCGAAGGGATGGGAGCCCGTCCGTGGAAAGCGTTTGTCGACATTTTTCTGCCGTTGTCTCTCCCCGGAGTTTTATCAGGCTCACTGCTTGTGTTTGTATTGGGGATCGGGTATTTTATTACGCCTGCGCTGTTGGGCGGAAATGAAAACACGATGATTTCGCAATTGATTTTCCAGCAGACCAATATCGTCCTGAATTGGAACTTCGCTGCCGCAATTGCCGTAGTTCTGTTGATCACAACGTTGATTCTGTTATGGATCTCGATGCTGATCGCAAAAAAGTACTCCGTACTGAAGGAGGTGGAGTAA